The Coleofasciculaceae cyanobacterium genome includes a window with the following:
- a CDS encoding ferric reductase-like transmembrane domain-containing protein, which produces MKRILMTSPVAVAAFWIGVYLLITLLPLLVLLFYAPPEGRGFWTEFSVALGFIGLAMMALQFALTARINHVEASYGVDIILQFHRYTSIVAFCLILIHPLILFVTEPETLQLLNILQAPWRARFAVASTTALILLVVTSIWRQPLKIPYEPWRILHGILAVAIVALGLAHALGVSYYLSLFWKSVLWSAIALFALWLLIYVRLIKPWFMTKKPYLVEEVIPQRGNVWTLALRSRGHEGMHFQPGQFAWITLDISPFRMREHPFSMSSSAVNFDRLEFSIKALGDFTNEIKDVKPGTKAYLDGPYGVFTSDRYGDSAGFVLIAGGIGVTPIMSILVTAAERQDDRPFLLIYASKTWSDVTFREELEELRTQLDLTIVHVIKEPPEDWQGETGYVDRELLAKYIPRHRGSRHYFICAAPVMMDAVEAALHDLEVPVTNVHMEHYNLV; this is translated from the coding sequence ATGAAACGAATTTTGATGACCAGTCCAGTAGCAGTAGCAGCTTTCTGGATTGGTGTTTATCTTTTAATTACTTTGTTACCGCTGCTGGTACTCTTGTTTTATGCTCCTCCAGAAGGCAGAGGATTTTGGACGGAGTTTTCGGTAGCTCTCGGTTTTATCGGATTAGCGATGATGGCTCTTCAGTTTGCCTTAACGGCTAGGATTAATCATGTTGAAGCTTCTTATGGGGTAGACATTATCCTTCAGTTTCATCGCTATACATCTATAGTTGCGTTTTGTTTAATTCTGATTCATCCTCTGATTTTATTTGTCACCGAACCAGAAACTTTGCAACTATTAAATATACTCCAAGCTCCCTGGCGGGCGAGATTTGCTGTGGCATCAACTACGGCATTAATTCTCTTGGTGGTTACTTCGATCTGGCGCCAGCCTTTGAAAATCCCCTATGAACCTTGGCGAATTCTGCACGGGATTTTAGCGGTGGCAATTGTTGCTTTAGGACTAGCTCACGCTTTAGGAGTAAGTTACTATCTAAGTTTGTTTTGGAAAAGCGTTCTCTGGAGTGCGATCGCTCTGTTTGCTCTGTGGCTGTTGATTTATGTCCGCCTGATCAAACCTTGGTTTATGACCAAGAAGCCCTATTTAGTGGAAGAAGTCATTCCCCAACGGGGTAATGTCTGGACATTGGCATTGCGATCGCGAGGACATGAAGGAATGCACTTCCAACCTGGTCAATTTGCCTGGATTACTTTAGATATCTCCCCTTTTCGGATGCGGGAACATCCTTTTTCGATGTCTTCTAGCGCAGTTAATTTCGACCGTTTGGAGTTTAGTATCAAAGCTTTAGGCGACTTCACCAACGAGATCAAAGACGTTAAGCCAGGGACAAAAGCTTATCTCGACGGCCCTTATGGCGTATTTACCAGCGATCGCTATGGGGACTCGGCGGGATTTGTTTTAATTGCTGGCGGGATTGGCGTTACGCCGATAATGAGTATCCTGGTTACTGCTGCCGAACGTCAAGATGATCGACCTTTTTTATTAATTTATGCCAGCAAAACTTGGTCAGATGTAACTTTTCGCGAAGAACTAGAAGAACTTAGAACCCAGCTAGACTTAACTATTGTTCACGTTATCAAAGAACCACCCGAAGACTGGCAGGGAGAAACAGGCTATGTCGATCGCGAACTGTTAGCCAAATATATACCCCGACATCGAGGCAGTCGTCATTATTTTATCTGTGCTGCTCCTGTCATGATGGATGCAGTAGAAGCTGCTTTACATGACTTAGAAGTCCCCGTTACTAACGTTCACATGGAACACTATAATCTCGTTTAA
- a CDS encoding glycoside hydrolase 100 family protein, with the protein MLVKHDSVNHLFDNDLFAEAWQQLKNSIVYYQGRPIGTVAAQDSSMEAVNYDQCFVRDFVPSALAFLMAGETEIVRNFLTETLALQSHEPQMDSFKPGPGLMPASFKVELQDGKEYLTADFGESAIARVPPVDSCLWWILLLRTYVRTTGDLALARQPKFQEGIKLILDMCLVHRFAMYPTMLVPDGAFMIDRRMGVYEHPLEIQVLFYAALRAAKELLLPDECNQICLNNVNRRLKILTYHVREYYWLDLQRLNEIYRFQEDEFGKEVANRFNIYSGSIPKWLTEWLPDTGGYLAGNLGPGRMDFRFFVLGNLLAIITSLASEAESQSIMNLIEQRWQDLVGNMPMKICFPAVEGEEWRVVTGADPKNIPWSYHNGGNWPMLLWLLVAAAQKTGRIELAYSAIEIAQARLVKDEWPEYYDGKCGRLIGKEARKYQTWTLAGLLVSRQLIANPTYLSLIGFEQN; encoded by the coding sequence ATGCTAGTTAAACACGATTCAGTTAATCATTTATTTGACAACGATCTATTTGCCGAAGCTTGGCAACAGCTTAAAAATTCAATTGTCTATTACCAAGGTCGTCCGATTGGTACGGTAGCTGCTCAAGATTCATCAATGGAAGCAGTTAACTACGACCAGTGTTTTGTCCGTGATTTTGTGCCTTCAGCATTGGCGTTTTTGATGGCAGGAGAAACAGAGATCGTCCGCAACTTTTTGACCGAAACATTAGCTCTCCAGAGTCACGAACCCCAGATGGACTCCTTTAAGCCTGGTCCTGGATTGATGCCAGCGAGTTTTAAAGTCGAATTACAAGACGGCAAAGAATATTTAACTGCCGATTTTGGCGAAAGTGCGATCGCCAGAGTGCCTCCTGTAGATTCTTGTCTGTGGTGGATCTTGCTGCTGCGAACCTATGTTAGAACCACTGGAGATTTGGCTTTGGCTCGTCAACCTAAATTTCAGGAGGGAATTAAATTAATCTTAGATATGTGTTTGGTGCATCGCTTTGCCATGTATCCGACTATGTTAGTTCCTGACGGGGCATTCATGATTGACCGACGGATGGGAGTTTACGAACATCCACTAGAAATTCAGGTGTTGTTTTACGCTGCTTTACGAGCTGCCAAGGAACTGTTATTGCCCGATGAGTGCAATCAAATTTGCTTGAATAACGTCAATCGTCGTCTAAAAATTCTTACTTACCACGTGCGGGAATATTACTGGCTCGATCTTCAACGTTTAAATGAAATTTATCGCTTCCAAGAAGATGAGTTTGGCAAAGAAGTAGCCAATCGGTTCAATATTTATTCTGGTTCGATTCCGAAATGGTTAACTGAATGGCTACCAGACACAGGAGGTTATCTTGCAGGCAATCTCGGACCAGGACGCATGGATTTTCGATTTTTCGTCTTGGGTAATTTGCTAGCAATTATCACTTCTTTAGCTAGTGAAGCTGAATCCCAAAGCATTATGAACTTAATCGAGCAACGCTGGCAAGATTTAGTTGGTAATATGCCCATGAAAATCTGTTTTCCTGCGGTAGAAGGGGAAGAATGGCGAGTGGTTACGGGTGCAGATCCCAAGAATATTCCCTGGTCTTATCATAATGGCGGTAATTGGCCGATGTTGCTCTGGTTGTTGGTCGCAGCAGCACAAAAAACAGGACGGATCGAACTGGCTTACTCTGCCATTGAAATAGCCCAAGCTCGTTTAGTTAAAGATGAATGGCCAGAATACTATGACGGTAAATGTGGTCGCTTGATTGGTAAAGAAGCAAGAAAATATCAAACCTGGACGTTGGCGGGTTTGCTGGTATCGAGGCAGTTAATTGCCAATCCTACTTATTTGAGTCTTATTGGTTTTGAGCAGAATTAA
- a CDS encoding SOS response-associated peptidase, whose amino-acid sequence MCGRFTLDTTANEIARQFEVEINESISSQYNIAPSQSILAIKKDEASKRSLEKMKWGLVPSWVKSLDSWKSNLINARVETVAEKPSFRSAFKHRPCLIPISGFYEWSKDKQPYYFQQKDGQLFALAGLWESWRSDRDELVTCTIITTKANTEAAKIHHRMPVIIQPKDYDSWLGELDERKQLLDTLPEVDLELYPVSKKVNSPKNNTPECIKPIS is encoded by the coding sequence ATGTGTGGACGATTTACTTTAGATACAACAGCCAATGAGATTGCCCGACAGTTTGAAGTAGAGATTAATGAATCTATTTCTTCTCAATATAATATTGCTCCATCACAATCAATATTAGCAATTAAAAAAGATGAGGCAAGCAAACGCTCTCTCGAAAAGATGAAATGGGGTTTAGTTCCAAGCTGGGTGAAAAGCTTGGACAGTTGGAAAAGCAATTTAATTAATGCTCGTGTCGAGACAGTTGCAGAAAAGCCGAGCTTTAGAAGCGCATTCAAGCATCGTCCTTGTTTGATTCCCATATCGGGATTTTATGAGTGGTCTAAAGATAAACAACCTTATTATTTCCAGCAGAAAGACGGTCAATTATTTGCCCTAGCTGGACTCTGGGAATCTTGGCGTAGCGATCGCGATGAGCTTGTTACTTGTACGATTATCACGACTAAAGCAAATACTGAAGCAGCTAAAATTCATCATCGAATGCCAGTCATCATTCAGCCCAAAGATTATGATTCATGGTTGGGTGAATTAGATGAGAGAAAACAATTGCTTGATACTTTACCTGAAGTAGATTTGGAACTGTATCCAGTTAGCAAGAAGGTTAACAGTCCTAAAAATAACACTCCTGAATGTATCAAGCCAATTTCGTAA
- a CDS encoding isochorismate synthase: protein MKVSTWIQDTVQYLWNGVSRLFKPTDDDYPKTGVQPYKGDPCDDPNKYS, encoded by the coding sequence ATGAAAGTTTCTACATGGATACAAGATACAGTTCAATATCTTTGGAACGGAGTCTCAAGACTTTTCAAACCTACTGATGATGATTATCCCAAAACTGGAGTTCAGCCTTACAAGGGCGATCCATGTGACGATCCTAATAAATATTCTTGA
- a CDS encoding GerMN domain-containing protein, whose translation MDVRNKSPNSTPIIVGFSLLLIGIGEMTALWALTKAILPIVTESSSVVEVQPAKFSPQLYQLEIVDSRIRLIPKTIDTAATSTQMALEHALDELLTPSLAFDPTTTIPRGTRLLNLRTSKNGVYVDLSQEFTQGGGSSSMIYRVAQVLYTATSIDEQAPMFLSIEGRPLNEDYPLGGEGLLLEYPLTRQQFNQDFLWQ comes from the coding sequence ATGGATGTACGCAATAAATCACCTAACTCAACACCAATAATAGTTGGTTTTTCGTTGTTATTGATTGGAATAGGCGAAATGACCGCTCTTTGGGCATTGACCAAAGCAATCCTGCCAATTGTTACAGAATCATCTTCTGTGGTAGAAGTACAGCCAGCCAAGTTTAGTCCTCAGCTGTATCAGTTGGAAATAGTTGATAGTCGTATTCGGTTGATCCCAAAAACCATCGACACCGCTGCTACTTCAACTCAAATGGCATTAGAACACGCTTTAGACGAGTTACTTACTCCATCTCTAGCTTTCGATCCAACGACTACAATTCCTCGGGGAACTCGTTTACTTAATTTGCGAACCAGCAAAAACGGTGTATATGTGGATTTATCTCAAGAGTTTACTCAAGGCGGTGGTAGTAGTTCAATGATTTATCGCGTAGCTCAAGTTCTTTATACCGCAACGAGCATCGATGAGCAAGCACCAATGTTCTTGTCTATTGAAGGAAGACCTCTAAACGAAGATTATCCTCTCGGAGGCGAAGGATTACTTCTCGAATATCCTCTGACAAGACAACAATTTAACCAAGATTTCCTTTGGCAATAA
- a CDS encoding Hsp20/alpha crystallin family protein, with protein MNEEEKTWCPAIEFNETDRELILKAEVPGVEIKDLNISAEPESISISGIHNHHKLSTETELIPSQLHYGQLNCNVSLPVEIQVNHIEAELIDGVLTVIMPKINVATKLNL; from the coding sequence ATGAACGAGGAAGAAAAAACTTGGTGTCCAGCTATTGAATTTAATGAAACCGACAGGGAGTTAATTCTTAAGGCAGAAGTTCCTGGAGTTGAGATTAAAGATCTCAACATTAGTGCCGAACCAGAATCAATCTCAATTTCGGGAATTCATAACCACCACAAGTTATCAACTGAAACAGAACTAATTCCTTCTCAGCTTCACTATGGACAGCTTAACTGTAATGTTTCCCTGCCAGTAGAAATTCAAGTGAATCATATTGAAGCCGAACTCATTGATGGAGTGTTAACTGTAATTATGCCCAAAATTAATGTAGCAACTAAGCTGAATCTCTAA
- a CDS encoding putative PEP-binding protein, with protein sequence MAKQGLVQSENGLQVYVMCEVPSNVLLAAEFSQVFDGFSGSNDYITCSLG encoded by the coding sequence ATGGCTAAACAGGGATTAGTTCAAAGCGAAAACGGTTTGCAAGTATACGTTATGTGCGAAGTTCCTAGTAACGTCTTGCTAGCTGCTGAATTTAGCCAAGTATTTGATGGTTTTTCCGGTTCAAACGATTATATTACTTGTTCTCTAGGTTAA
- the kdsB gene encoding 3-deoxy-manno-octulosonate cytidylyltransferase, with product MKILAVIPARYGSQRLPGKVMSQIGDRPMIQWVYEAAKNCADFEQVVVATDNQIVADCVRQFGGEVEMTRANHITGTDRVAEVAERYPEMTAIANVQGDQPFVTPEILSQLVSPYLKGESPEMTTVACPLEMNAGYQDPNTVKVLCDRYNRAIYFSRASIPYFRNTVDVPVFHHLGLYAFRQDFLSIYASLEPTPIELAEGLEQLRAIEHGFAIQVCPIKQALLEVNTFDELLKARSLATKID from the coding sequence ATGAAAATCTTAGCTGTTATTCCCGCTAGATATGGCTCACAACGTCTTCCAGGCAAAGTAATGTCCCAAATTGGCGATCGCCCTATGATTCAGTGGGTTTACGAAGCCGCCAAAAATTGTGCTGATTTTGAGCAAGTGGTTGTGGCAACTGACAATCAAATCGTAGCCGACTGCGTGCGACAATTTGGCGGCGAGGTTGAAATGACTAGAGCCAACCACATTACAGGTACGGATCGCGTAGCAGAAGTAGCCGAGCGCTATCCTGAAATGACCGCAATTGCCAACGTTCAGGGAGATCAACCCTTTGTTACTCCAGAAATACTTTCTCAGCTAGTCAGTCCTTATCTTAAAGGAGAATCACCTGAGATGACTACCGTTGCCTGTCCGTTGGAGATGAACGCGGGTTATCAAGACCCCAATACGGTTAAAGTATTATGCGATCGCTATAATCGCGCCATTTATTTTTCTCGTGCTTCAATTCCTTACTTTCGTAACACGGTTGACGTTCCCGTCTTCCATCATTTAGGACTTTATGCTTTCCGCCAGGATTTTTTGAGCATATATGCCAGTTTAGAACCGACACCAATCGAATTAGCCGAAGGGTTAGAGCAACTAAGAGCGATCGAACACGGATTTGCGATTCAGGTTTGTCCGATTAAACAAGCCCTATTAGAAGTTAATACATTTGATGAACTTCTAAAAGCTCGGTCTTTAGCAACAAAAATAGATTGA
- a CDS encoding KpsF/GutQ family sugar-phosphate isomerase: MYLSKGFIRVNKFADILKLEARAIDRAAQQMQLDQVEQALTLLSDCQGKVILAGVGKSGIVAQKIAATLNSIGTLAVSLHPCDALHGDIGIVTTADVAVVLSNSGETEELVTLIPALKHRRVPIIAIVGNISSTLAQRADVFLDATVDREACPLNLAPTTSTTVALAIGDALAMTLMQMRGITAESFAINHPAGRLGKRLTIKVGDLMHCGDRNPTLFAEAAWIEVASAISCGGLGAVNIVDRAGNLLGLITDGDLRRWIGKIKPTELETLEAEKIMTNNPTVVTPDVLAYDALKLMEERTSQIDVLPVVNHQGCCLGLIRLHDIVGSGLQ; the protein is encoded by the coding sequence ATGTATCTATCCAAAGGCTTTATTCGAGTCAATAAATTTGCCGATATTCTTAAACTAGAAGCTCGCGCTATCGATCGAGCAGCGCAACAAATGCAGCTAGATCAAGTAGAACAAGCACTGACTTTACTGTCAGATTGTCAGGGCAAAGTAATTTTGGCGGGGGTTGGTAAATCGGGAATTGTCGCCCAGAAAATAGCTGCTACCTTAAACAGTATTGGTACTTTAGCCGTCTCTCTGCATCCGTGCGATGCCTTGCATGGAGACATAGGAATTGTCACTACTGCTGACGTGGCAGTAGTTCTCAGCAATAGTGGAGAAACCGAAGAATTAGTCACTTTAATTCCCGCCCTCAAACATCGGCGAGTACCAATTATTGCCATTGTCGGTAACATTAGCTCTACTTTAGCCCAAAGAGCGGACGTTTTTCTGGACGCTACTGTTGATCGAGAAGCCTGTCCTTTGAATTTAGCACCTACTACCAGCACGACGGTTGCTTTAGCGATTGGAGATGCTTTAGCCATGACTTTGATGCAGATGCGCGGTATTACGGCAGAATCCTTTGCGATTAACCATCCCGCAGGACGCTTAGGTAAACGTTTAACAATCAAGGTAGGCGATTTAATGCATTGTGGCGATCGCAATCCGACTCTCTTTGCCGAAGCCGCTTGGATTGAAGTGGCAAGTGCGATTAGCTGTGGTGGTTTAGGAGCGGTAAATATTGTCGATCGAGCTGGAAATCTGCTGGGCTTAATTACCGACGGAGATTTGCGTCGCTGGATTGGCAAAATTAAACCAACTGAGCTAGAAACTTTAGAAGCTGAAAAAATTATGACCAATAATCCGACAGTTGTCACGCCAGACGTTCTGGCTTATGATGCCCTCAAGCTGATGGAAGAGCGAACTTCTCAAATTGATGTATTACCAGTGGTGAATCATCAAGGTTGCTGTCTGGGTTTAATTCGGCTTCACGATATTGTCGGGAGTGGTCTGCAATGA
- a CDS encoding glycosyltransferase codes for MNDRERVPVFIGSGEASLLERKVAIYSLHKHTKRKLDIYVFNGTHNAIELNDREPFPAPLSLKLKYHNITEFSLYRYLIPQLCNYQGKAIYLDSDTICLTDIGELLDTALNGGDFGAKKDAYRSMESNLWALSVMLIDCARCHFELATYYEEIAQGLYSQKDFACMSPSFLKHHPYKISQLDPSWNVLDYADRSTKLIHYTNLHTQPWKHRDHPYGKLWFTYFHEAIAAGYVTQQDIDLSLARSYVRRDIMKGNSPSPLRLDYLKRYIGVAKKSVRRLYQPEPA; via the coding sequence ATGAATGATCGAGAGCGCGTACCCGTATTTATCGGTTCTGGAGAAGCTAGTCTTTTAGAACGAAAAGTAGCGATTTATTCTCTGCACAAACATACTAAAAGAAAGCTAGATATTTATGTATTTAACGGCACGCACAACGCCATTGAACTAAACGATCGAGAACCTTTCCCCGCACCGCTATCGCTAAAACTCAAGTACCACAACATTACCGAGTTTAGCCTTTACCGATATTTAATCCCTCAGCTATGCAACTATCAAGGCAAAGCTATTTATCTAGACTCAGACACCATTTGCCTAACTGATATTGGCGAACTGTTGGATACTGCCCTTAACGGCGGCGATTTTGGGGCAAAAAAAGATGCTTATCGCTCTATGGAGTCAAATCTCTGGGCTTTGAGCGTAATGCTAATCGATTGCGCTCGATGTCATTTTGAATTAGCAACTTACTACGAAGAAATCGCGCAAGGATTATATAGCCAGAAAGACTTCGCCTGCATGAGTCCTTCCTTTCTTAAGCATCATCCTTATAAAATCAGCCAACTCGATCCTAGCTGGAATGTATTAGACTACGCCGATCGCAGTACTAAATTAATTCACTATACTAACCTCCATACTCAACCTTGGAAGCATCGCGATCATCCCTATGGAAAACTTTGGTTTACCTACTTTCATGAAGCGATCGCCGCAGGCTATGTCACGCAACAAGATATTGATTTAAGTTTGGCTCGCTCCTACGTCAGACGGGACATCATGAAAGGTAACTCGCCTTCACCATTAAGACTGGACTATCTCAAAAGGTATATCGGCGTTGCCAAAAAATCGGTGCGCCGACTTTACCAGCCAGAACCAGCATGA
- a CDS encoding FkbM family methyltransferase, which translates to MKNLLNKMLTQKQYQDLANTKKEGFRLTKSLLLSPVKALSPTLKLNLNSEINVVEKMDYERYDIWLNIDSQTEYKVRLNSCKKEPDTVEWLESFLQEGDVFYDIGANVGVYSFVASKYFAEKVKIYAFEPAFMNFGQLCKNIYLNKCQDNIIPLQIALSDQTILDSFNYSSLTIGGAQNTLGEAIDEKGQAFARVFKQYILSYKIDDLIENFGLPVPNHLKIDVDGIEFLVLKGADQTLANSLVRSLIVELSEGEREQEVINYLLNKGFQLHSKYPRATPGLFNYIFQRVTANFSD; encoded by the coding sequence ATGAAAAACTTGCTGAATAAAATGCTTACCCAAAAACAATACCAAGATTTAGCCAATACTAAAAAAGAAGGATTTAGGTTAACAAAAAGTCTTCTTTTGTCGCCAGTCAAGGCATTATCACCTACCTTAAAATTAAACTTAAATTCAGAAATTAATGTAGTTGAAAAAATGGATTATGAACGCTATGATATTTGGCTCAATATTGACTCGCAAACCGAATACAAAGTTAGACTTAATTCATGCAAAAAAGAACCTGATACAGTCGAGTGGCTCGAAAGCTTTTTACAAGAGGGAGACGTTTTTTATGATATCGGTGCTAACGTGGGAGTTTATTCTTTTGTTGCTTCAAAATATTTTGCCGAAAAGGTAAAAATATATGCTTTTGAACCCGCATTTATGAACTTTGGTCAACTTTGTAAAAATATTTATCTTAATAAGTGTCAAGATAATATTATTCCTTTACAAATTGCTTTATCCGATCAAACTATTCTGGATAGCTTTAATTACAGCAGTTTGACCATCGGAGGAGCGCAAAATACATTAGGAGAAGCTATTGATGAAAAAGGTCAAGCTTTTGCTCGTGTGTTTAAACAATATATTTTAAGTTATAAAATTGATGACTTAATTGAAAACTTTGGATTGCCAGTTCCTAATCACCTTAAAATTGATGTAGATGGAATTGAATTTCTAGTTTTAAAAGGAGCTGACCAAACTCTGGCTAATTCTTTAGTACGCAGCCTAATAGTTGAGTTATCCGAAGGAGAAAGAGAACAAGAGGTGATTAACTATTTATTAAATAAAGGGTTTCAATTACATTCTAAATATCCAAGAGCAACACCAGGTTTATTCAACTATATTTTCCAACGTGTAACTGCCAATTTTTCTGACTAA
- a CDS encoding class I SAM-dependent methyltransferase, producing the protein MLDIIQPKIRKIVRKLKQTNDNNFIGFDKYAKKGAYHWEELANDEYYRTKVEIVRSYLSREHNCLDIGCGDGAYAAFLANKCRYILGIDADYEAVRLAKSKASQAKITNCEFMQAPISKINLKNLGVREKFDLIYSMDVIEHLPQPEELLQATVNIVKPTGLVLMGTPLFISPELVSQYHVKEFTIEEIRDLVSSYLFVQKEILLPIPRKDGQVHNDNFYISVGTPKT; encoded by the coding sequence ATGCTCGACATAATTCAGCCAAAAATTAGGAAAATAGTCAGAAAACTAAAGCAAACCAACGACAATAACTTTATTGGGTTTGATAAATATGCCAAAAAGGGAGCCTATCATTGGGAAGAGTTAGCCAACGACGAATATTACCGAACCAAAGTAGAAATAGTCCGCTCCTATTTATCAAGGGAACACAATTGCCTTGATATTGGCTGTGGAGATGGAGCATACGCTGCTTTTTTAGCAAATAAATGCAGATATATTTTGGGGATAGATGCCGACTACGAAGCAGTTCGTTTAGCAAAATCAAAAGCCTCCCAGGCGAAAATTACCAACTGCGAGTTTATGCAAGCTCCAATTAGCAAAATAAACCTTAAAAACCTTGGTGTTCGAGAAAAATTCGATTTAATTTACTCTATGGATGTCATAGAACATTTACCCCAGCCAGAGGAATTACTTCAGGCTACGGTAAATATAGTCAAACCGACAGGTTTAGTTTTGATGGGAACTCCTTTATTTATTAGTCCTGAACTAGTATCTCAGTATCATGTCAAAGAATTTACCATTGAAGAAATTCGAGATTTAGTCTCATCCTATCTATTTGTCCAAAAAGAAATTTTACTGCCAATACCTAGAAAAGACGGACAAGTTCACAATGACAATTTTTATATATCAGTAGGAACTCCCAAAACTTGA